CGGCCTGGGTGCGGCGTTGCATGTTGAGCTTGCTCAGCAGGTTCGACACGTAATTCTTCACGGTCTTCTCCGCGAGGAACATCCGCTCGCCGATCTGCCGGTTGGTCAACCCTTCGCCGATCAGCTCCAGAATGGTCCGCTCCTGGTCCGACAGCACCGCGAGCGGATCCTTGCGAGTCGCCTGGTCCCGCAGCCGGTGCAGCATCGCCGCCGTCGTCTGCGGGTCGAGCAGCGACTGCCCCGCCGCGACGGTACGCACCGCGCCGACCAGGTCCGAGCCGTGGATCTGCTTGAGCACATACCCCGAGGCCCCCGCCATGACCGCCTCGAACAGCGCGTCGTCATCGGCATAAGAGGTCAACATGAGGCAGTTCAACCCCGGCACCCGGCTCCGCACCTCACGGCACACCTCCACACCGCTGCCGTCCGGCAGCCGCACATCGAGCACCGCGACATCCGGCCGAAGCGCCGGAATCCGCGCCACCGCCGACTCGGCCGTCCCCGCCTCACCGATGACCTCGATATCGTCCTCGGCCTCCAGCAACGCCGCGACACCCCGCCGAACGACCTCATGATCATCGAGAAGGAAAACACGAATCATAGAACCGAATCTATGCACCTCCGGCCCCTACCGGTAGTGACCATGGTCCCGTGTCCCGCCGACACAGGACCTGTCCCCTCGGCCGGAGCCTCCTGGTTCGCGTCCTCGTCGCTACCGATCAGCGGCCGAACTCGCCACCCTTGACGCCGCGCAGGAACGCCGACCACTCGCCGGAGCTGAAGATCAATGCGGGCCCGGTCGTGTTCTTGCTGTCCCGGACTCCGACGATGCCGAGCAGATTCGATGCCACCTCGACACAGTTCCCACCACTGTCCCCACTGCGAGAACTCTTTCTCCATGCGGCTTGGGTCAGGTCTACGGTCACGACTGATGCCTCCTCGGCCTTTGGCTCTGGCCGGATGTGTCGGCTCAGGAGAATTCGCCGTCATTCAGGGAGGAAACCCTCCAGAACGCATCAAAAGATGCGAATCATGACAAGTCAGGACATGGAATCGAACATTCCTTTCTTGATCTCTCCAATGAAATGCCGCCACTCGGTCGGCCTGAAAACAAGTTTGGAGCCCGCGGGGAACTTGCTGTCGCGTACCGCGATCGCGTGGGGCAGGTTGGTCGCGATCTCGACGCATTGCCCGCCGTTGTCGGAGGAGTATGACGACTTCCGCCACGCGGCGGTGCTCAGGTCCACTCTCGTCTCGCCTCCTCGATCATTTCAAGGACACATGCTCAGGATAGGCCCATGCTCGTACGGCTTCATATCGGTTGCGTATGGATGCTACGAATTCGTGTTCGCTTGTAATCTGTCCCTGGACCGGTGAGTCCGCATGGATGACATCTGGCTGTCCATGGGGAAGTTCTGCGATCATGAAGGCGCCTGCCAGTCCCGCGAGACAGTCGGGGTCGACGACCTGAATGGTCACGTTAGGTCGTTCGGCCACCTCAAGCAGGTAGCCGAGTTGTTCGCTCATCACCTCGGAGCCGCCTACCCGGCGGCGT
The window above is part of the Sphaerisporangium rubeum genome. Proteins encoded here:
- a CDS encoding response regulator transcription factor encodes the protein MIRVFLLDDHEVVRRGVAALLEAEDDIEVIGEAGTAESAVARIPALRPDVAVLDVRLPDGSGVEVCREVRSRVPGLNCLMLTSYADDDALFEAVMAGASGYVLKQIHGSDLVGAVRTVAAGQSLLDPQTTAAMLHRLRDQATRKDPLAVLSDQERTILELIGEGLTNRQIGERMFLAEKTVKNYVSNLLSKLNMQRRTQAAALAARLKDRPETPGT
- a CDS encoding DUF397 domain-containing protein, producing MTVDLTQAAWRKSSRSGDSGGNCVEVASNLLGIVGVRDSKNTTGPALIFSSGEWSAFLRGVKGGEFGR
- a CDS encoding DUF397 domain-containing protein, with amino-acid sequence MDLSTAAWRKSSYSSDNGGQCVEIATNLPHAIAVRDSKFPAGSKLVFRPTEWRHFIGEIKKGMFDSMS